The following are encoded in a window of Arthrobacter sp. OAP107 genomic DNA:
- a CDS encoding sugar-binding domain-containing protein, whose translation MPRPRHSDALRAAQLYYMQDLTMDAIARELQTSRSTVSRLLSTARETGLVQIQIRSPLDTGPELERLIRAQYKVDVHVVPVLDTLNEAETLDRVAMQAARTIGPLVDSNAIIGVAWGATLSAVSRHLTRKITHDSVVVQLNGAGNMQTTGITYASDIMRRFGSAYGARVEQFPVPAFFDHAATKTAMWNERSVQRILDLQSRMSIAIFGVGSVDADYPSHVYAGGYLDEDDLVTLAESDVVGDVATVFFRGDGSSDGITLNERSTGPSLDQLRQVRRRICVVSGASKINGLRGALVAGLATDLILDEASARRLVSFEGAG comes from the coding sequence ATGCCCCGTCCCCGACATTCCGACGCGCTGCGCGCCGCCCAGCTTTACTACATGCAGGACCTGACCATGGACGCCATCGCCCGGGAGTTGCAGACCTCCCGTTCCACGGTTTCCCGGCTGCTTTCAACCGCCCGGGAGACCGGACTGGTACAGATCCAGATCCGCAGTCCGCTGGACACCGGACCTGAATTGGAGCGGCTGATCCGGGCGCAGTACAAGGTGGATGTGCACGTGGTGCCCGTCCTGGACACACTGAATGAGGCGGAGACGCTGGACCGGGTGGCCATGCAGGCAGCACGCACCATCGGCCCCCTGGTGGACTCCAACGCCATCATCGGGGTGGCGTGGGGCGCCACCCTCAGCGCGGTGAGCCGGCACCTGACGCGCAAGATCACCCACGACAGCGTGGTGGTCCAGCTGAACGGCGCGGGCAATATGCAGACCACCGGCATCACCTACGCCAGCGACATCATGCGGCGCTTTGGCAGCGCGTACGGGGCCAGGGTTGAACAGTTTCCCGTGCCGGCCTTCTTCGACCATGCGGCAACGAAGACCGCGATGTGGAACGAGCGGAGCGTGCAGCGCATCCTGGACTTGCAGTCCCGCATGAGCATCGCGATCTTCGGCGTGGGTTCCGTGGACGCGGACTACCCCAGCCACGTCTACGCGGGCGGGTACCTCGACGAGGACGACCTGGTCACCCTGGCGGAGTCCGACGTCGTCGGGGACGTGGCCACGGTGTTCTTTCGCGGCGACGGGTCATCTGATGGCATCACACTGAACGAACGCTCCACCGGACCATCGCTCGACCAGCTCCGCCAGGTGCGCCGCCGGATCTGCGTGGTTTCCGGGGCGTCCAAGATCAACGGGCTCCGCGGTGCACTGGTCGCCGGGCTGGCGACCGACCTGATCCTCGATGAGGCGTCGGCCCGGCGGCTGGTCAGCTTCGAGGGCGCGGGCTGA
- a CDS encoding MIP/aquaporin family protein yields the protein MSLGLVFLSEVFGTAMLTLLGCGVVANVALKGTKGNNGGFLMVTWGWGIAVFAGVYVAARSGAHLNPAVTTGLLVNGKAEYAPGVPVDLASTLTYYGGELLGAFLGAVLTWLAHKQHFDAEPEPANKLGVFSTGPAIRSTPWNLITEIIGTFVLVFVILTFGGTPSGLGPLAVALLVVGIGVSLGGPTGYAINPARDLGPRIAHAILPIKGKGSSDWSYSWIPVAGPLIGGILAGLVGLLPIVFKAAT from the coding sequence ATGTCTCTTGGATTGGTTTTTCTTTCCGAAGTTTTCGGAACCGCCATGCTGACCCTGCTGGGTTGTGGCGTGGTGGCCAACGTTGCGCTCAAAGGCACGAAGGGCAACAACGGAGGATTCCTGATGGTCACGTGGGGGTGGGGCATCGCCGTCTTCGCCGGCGTGTACGTTGCCGCCCGGTCCGGCGCCCACCTCAACCCGGCCGTCACCACAGGCCTGCTGGTCAACGGCAAGGCCGAATACGCCCCCGGCGTGCCGGTCGACCTCGCGTCCACGCTGACTTACTACGGCGGTGAGCTCTTGGGCGCTTTCCTGGGCGCCGTGTTGACGTGGCTGGCGCACAAGCAGCACTTCGATGCCGAACCCGAGCCCGCCAACAAGCTCGGCGTCTTCTCGACCGGCCCTGCCATCCGTTCCACCCCCTGGAACCTGATCACGGAAATCATCGGCACGTTTGTGCTGGTCTTCGTGATCCTCACCTTCGGCGGAACGCCGTCCGGTCTTGGCCCGCTGGCCGTGGCCCTGCTCGTCGTCGGCATCGGCGTCTCGCTGGGCGGCCCCACGGGCTACGCGATCAACCCCGCCCGTGACCTCGGACCCCGCATCGCCCACGCCATCCTCCCCATCAAGGGCAAGGGGTCCAGCGACTGGAGCTACTCCTGGATCCCGGTAGCGGGTCCGCTCATCGGCGGCATCCTGGCCGGGCTCGTGGGGCTGCTGCCCATTGTGTTCAAGGCAGCCACCTGA
- a CDS encoding alpha/beta fold hydrolase, whose translation MVAAGWPGVDHEWSREIAVASTSAADVPGTVRRWHLLDNAAQLSRRGLTPAGTLLCVHGNPTWSYLWRSLLAAGSDPVHPWRVVAVDQLDMGFSERTGTFRRLADRINDLGDLTEALGLDGPVVTVGHDWGGVISLGWALAHPQQLAGAVLTNTAVHQPSDSGIPPALRLALHPAVHGWGTTRSDAFLRVTHSLANPPLPADIRKAYMAPYRGAGRRAGVGNFVADIPVDASHPSFPALSGVAEGLHGLTVPALMLWGPRDPIFSDRYLKDLITRLPHAKVHRFEGAGHLVAEDRDIATPVFEWLAELGGDGALVPEETKAEADGVPPLWAPLTELAAGAAGGDTAVAEMDADGNVARRLSWQELERSIAALAAGLRATGVGSGSRVSLMVPPGADLTVALYACLRLGAVVVVADAGLGTRGLSRAVKGGTPDFLIGIERALAAAAVLGWPGRRISVRDVPPAAKRVLGAETSLAALARHGSGLSPEAPSPAPHPDADAAVLFTSGSTGPAKGVLYTHRQLGAMRDTVAETFGIRSGARLVAAFAPFALLGPALGAVSVTPAMDVTAPRTLTARALADAAAAIDATVVFASPAALRNVVATRGGLGRTGHMAMGRVELLLSAGAPVPEPLLADVQRLLPQASLHTPYGMTEALPVTDISLEGIRGAEADATAGTVPGAGNGVCVGLPVHGARVAVVPLAADGSAPGNEPVTEAGVTGEILVSAPHVKQAYDRLWLTQRESIRTSGWHRTGDVGHFDAAGRLWVEGRLAHIVTAPGGVVTPVGAEQAIERLDDVGLAAVVGVGPSGTQAVVAVVETVPSARKAGPAAPLLAGRVRDAALETGVSIAAVLEVPAQPTDIRHNAKIDRTRLSRWASRVLSGGRPGKP comes from the coding sequence TTGGTAGCCGCGGGCTGGCCAGGCGTCGACCACGAATGGTCGCGGGAAATCGCTGTGGCCTCAACCTCCGCCGCCGATGTGCCCGGAACCGTTCGCCGCTGGCACCTGCTCGACAACGCTGCCCAGCTCTCCCGCCGTGGCCTCACTCCCGCGGGCACCCTGCTGTGCGTCCACGGGAACCCGACCTGGTCCTACCTGTGGCGGAGCCTGCTCGCAGCCGGATCGGACCCCGTGCATCCGTGGCGCGTAGTGGCAGTGGACCAGCTGGACATGGGGTTCTCCGAACGCACCGGCACATTCCGGCGCCTCGCGGACCGGATCAACGACCTGGGTGACCTGACCGAGGCGCTGGGCCTGGACGGGCCGGTTGTCACGGTGGGCCACGACTGGGGCGGCGTGATCAGCCTGGGCTGGGCGCTGGCGCATCCGCAGCAGCTCGCCGGGGCAGTACTCACCAACACAGCCGTCCACCAGCCCTCCGATTCGGGGATCCCGCCGGCCCTGCGGCTTGCCCTGCACCCCGCGGTGCACGGGTGGGGTACCACAAGGTCGGACGCCTTTCTTCGGGTGACGCACTCGCTGGCGAACCCGCCGCTGCCCGCCGACATCCGGAAGGCCTACATGGCCCCCTACCGTGGCGCCGGGCGCCGGGCCGGCGTCGGGAACTTCGTTGCGGATATTCCGGTGGATGCTTCCCATCCCAGCTTCCCGGCGCTCAGCGGCGTGGCGGAAGGGCTGCACGGGCTGACGGTTCCGGCCCTGATGCTCTGGGGGCCGCGGGACCCGATCTTTTCCGACCGATATCTCAAGGACCTCATCACCCGGCTGCCGCACGCGAAAGTGCACCGCTTCGAAGGCGCCGGTCACCTGGTCGCGGAAGACCGGGACATCGCCACCCCGGTCTTCGAGTGGCTCGCCGAGCTCGGTGGGGACGGAGCCCTTGTCCCGGAGGAGACGAAAGCCGAGGCCGACGGCGTCCCGCCGTTATGGGCGCCACTCACCGAACTGGCGGCAGGAGCCGCCGGCGGGGACACCGCCGTCGCCGAAATGGACGCGGACGGCAACGTCGCCCGCCGGCTCAGCTGGCAGGAACTGGAACGGAGCATCGCAGCCCTCGCGGCGGGGCTGCGCGCAACAGGGGTGGGGAGCGGCAGCCGGGTGAGCCTGATGGTTCCCCCCGGGGCGGACCTGACCGTGGCCCTCTACGCCTGCCTGCGGCTCGGCGCGGTGGTTGTCGTGGCCGACGCAGGCCTGGGAACCCGGGGCCTGAGCCGCGCCGTGAAGGGTGGCACCCCCGATTTCCTCATCGGCATTGAAAGGGCGCTGGCGGCTGCCGCGGTGCTCGGTTGGCCGGGACGCCGGATCAGCGTGCGTGATGTCCCGCCGGCTGCCAAGCGAGTTCTGGGCGCCGAAACCTCCCTTGCCGCCCTTGCCCGGCACGGTTCCGGCCTGAGCCCGGAGGCGCCGTCGCCCGCGCCGCACCCGGACGCCGACGCCGCTGTGCTCTTCACCTCCGGCTCCACCGGCCCCGCCAAAGGCGTGCTGTACACCCACCGTCAGCTGGGCGCGATGCGGGACACTGTGGCGGAAACTTTCGGGATCCGTTCCGGTGCCCGCCTTGTGGCGGCTTTCGCGCCGTTCGCCTTGCTGGGGCCCGCGCTCGGAGCGGTCTCGGTGACGCCGGCCATGGATGTCACCGCGCCCCGAACCTTGACGGCCCGCGCGCTGGCGGACGCCGCCGCAGCCATCGACGCAACAGTGGTCTTCGCCTCGCCCGCAGCGCTGCGCAATGTCGTCGCGACCCGCGGCGGACTGGGCCGGACCGGACACATGGCCATGGGGCGCGTGGAGCTGCTTCTCTCCGCCGGGGCGCCCGTCCCGGAACCGCTCCTGGCCGACGTGCAGCGGCTGCTGCCCCAGGCTTCGCTGCACACGCCGTACGGGATGACCGAGGCACTGCCCGTGACCGACATCAGCCTTGAAGGGATCCGCGGGGCGGAGGCCGATGCCACCGCCGGAACAGTGCCGGGGGCCGGCAACGGCGTGTGCGTGGGCCTGCCGGTGCATGGGGCCCGCGTCGCCGTCGTGCCGTTGGCGGCGGACGGCTCCGCACCCGGGAACGAACCGGTCACGGAGGCCGGAGTGACCGGCGAGATCCTCGTCAGCGCCCCGCATGTCAAGCAAGCCTACGACCGTCTCTGGCTGACCCAGCGCGAGAGCATCCGCACGTCCGGCTGGCACCGCACCGGCGATGTGGGGCACTTCGACGCCGCCGGCCGGCTCTGGGTGGAGGGACGCCTTGCCCACATCGTGACGGCGCCCGGTGGCGTGGTGACGCCGGTGGGCGCCGAGCAGGCCATCGAACGCCTGGACGACGTCGGACTTGCTGCCGTCGTCGGGGTCGGTCCGTCGGGAACGCAGGCCGTCGTCGCCGTCGTCGAGACCGTACCCTCCGCCCGCAAAGCCGGCCCGGCTGCGCCGCTCCTTGCGGGGCGGGTACGGGATGCGGCCCTCGAAACGGGCGTCAGTATCGCTGCCGTGCTCGAAGTCCCGGCCCAGCCCACCGACATCCGGCACAATGCCAAGATCGACAGGACGCGCCTGTCCCGCTGGGCATCGCGCGTGCTGTCCGGCGGCCGGCCGGGAAAGCCATGA
- a CDS encoding NAD-dependent epimerase/dehydratase family protein yields the protein MRVLVTGASGLLGREVARLLVRQGHAVATFQRRPSGVDGAEDFCGSVTDDQALGRAIAGAEGIIHLAAKVSFTGRAAEFDEVNVEGTRRLLNAARAAGVRDLVFVSSPSVANSGAAIAGLGAEPADPEHAHGDYSRTKAKAELLALAADDPGFRVAAVRPHIVWGPGDTQLVERVLARAGRGRLPLLDAGAALIDTTYVDNAASAIVAALHRIEHIHGRALVVSNGEPRPVGELLAGICAAGGVTAPSWTVPGGMARAVGAVVEKVWTWAGRSEEPPMTRFLAEQLSTAHWFDQRETRELLDWTPAVPLDEGLARLAEHYGSRPLSPRPRS from the coding sequence ATGAGGGTCCTGGTTACCGGTGCAAGCGGGCTGCTCGGCCGGGAGGTGGCCCGGCTGCTGGTCCGCCAGGGCCATGCCGTGGCCACGTTCCAGCGCCGTCCGTCAGGAGTCGACGGCGCTGAGGACTTCTGCGGGTCCGTCACGGACGATCAGGCGCTCGGCCGCGCCATCGCCGGCGCCGAAGGAATCATCCACCTGGCTGCGAAGGTTTCCTTCACCGGCCGTGCCGCGGAGTTCGACGAAGTGAACGTCGAAGGGACCCGCCGTCTGCTGAATGCCGCACGGGCTGCCGGGGTGCGGGACCTGGTCTTCGTCTCCTCCCCGTCGGTGGCCAACTCCGGCGCCGCCATCGCCGGGCTGGGCGCGGAACCGGCTGACCCTGAGCATGCACATGGCGACTATTCCCGCACCAAGGCCAAAGCAGAGTTGCTGGCACTGGCAGCAGACGATCCCGGGTTCCGGGTCGCAGCGGTGCGCCCCCACATTGTCTGGGGCCCCGGCGACACCCAGCTGGTGGAACGCGTCCTCGCACGCGCCGGCCGCGGCCGGCTGCCGCTGCTCGACGCCGGCGCGGCCCTGATCGACACCACCTACGTGGACAACGCCGCCTCGGCGATCGTCGCCGCGCTGCACCGCATCGAACACATTCACGGCCGGGCCCTGGTGGTGAGCAATGGCGAGCCACGCCCGGTTGGCGAGCTGCTGGCAGGCATCTGCGCTGCAGGGGGCGTCACCGCGCCGTCGTGGACTGTTCCGGGCGGGATGGCACGGGCGGTTGGAGCGGTGGTGGAGAAGGTCTGGACCTGGGCCGGCCGGAGCGAGGAGCCGCCGATGACCAGGTTCCTTGCTGAGCAGCTTTCCACCGCCCACTGGTTCGATCAGCGGGAGACCCGCGAACTCCTCGACTGGACTCCTGCCGTCCCGCTGGACGAAGGACTGGCGCGGCTGGCCGAGCACTACGGGTCCCGGCCGCTCAGCCCGCGCCCTCGAAGCTGA
- the glpK gene encoding glycerol kinase GlpK, which yields MSQYVIAVDQGTTSTRAIVFDHSGSIVSSGQMEHEQIFPQAGWVEHDPAEIWDNTREVIGSALSKANLTRHDIAAVGITNQRETAVVWDKTTGKPIYNAIVWQDTRTQPIVDELAKDGGADRFKQKVGLPLATYFSGTKIKWILDNVDGAREKAEAGNLVFGNTDCWVLWNLTGGVDGGVHVTDVTNASRTMFMDLDTLQWDQEILGIFGVPASMMPAIKSSSEVYGTVHTSQLLREVPVAGILGDQQAATFGQAAFETGEAKNTYGTGCFLIFNTGEEIVHSKNGLLTTVGYKLGDAAPHYALEGSIAVTGSLIQWLRDNLNMISSAPEVESLAASVKDNGGVYIVPAFSGLFAPYWRSDARGAIVGLTRFVNKSHIARAALEATAFQTREVLDAVNADSGVPLTELKVDGGMVANDALMQFQADILGVPVIRPKVVETTALGAAYAAGLAVGFWKDLGELSANWSEDKRWEPNMDTEERERQLRLWRKAVTKSMDWVDADVR from the coding sequence ATGAGCCAATACGTAATCGCCGTCGACCAGGGCACCACCAGCACCCGCGCCATTGTCTTCGACCACAGCGGCAGCATTGTGTCCTCCGGCCAGATGGAACACGAGCAGATCTTCCCGCAGGCCGGCTGGGTGGAGCACGATCCCGCGGAGATCTGGGACAACACCCGCGAGGTCATCGGCTCCGCCCTGTCCAAGGCGAACCTGACCCGGCACGATATTGCCGCCGTCGGCATCACCAACCAGCGCGAGACGGCGGTGGTCTGGGACAAGACCACGGGCAAGCCGATCTATAACGCGATCGTGTGGCAGGACACCCGGACCCAGCCCATCGTGGACGAACTGGCGAAGGACGGGGGAGCGGACCGGTTCAAGCAGAAGGTCGGGCTGCCGCTGGCCACGTACTTCTCCGGAACCAAGATCAAGTGGATCCTGGACAACGTCGACGGCGCGCGGGAGAAGGCGGAGGCCGGGAACCTGGTCTTCGGCAACACCGACTGCTGGGTGCTGTGGAACCTCACCGGCGGTGTGGACGGCGGGGTGCACGTCACGGACGTCACCAACGCCTCCAGGACCATGTTCATGGACCTCGACACGCTGCAGTGGGACCAGGAAATCCTGGGCATCTTCGGTGTTCCAGCGTCCATGATGCCCGCCATCAAGTCCTCCTCCGAGGTCTACGGCACGGTCCACACCTCGCAGCTGCTGCGGGAGGTGCCGGTGGCCGGCATCCTCGGCGACCAGCAGGCAGCCACCTTCGGCCAGGCAGCGTTCGAGACCGGCGAAGCCAAGAACACCTACGGCACCGGATGCTTCCTGATCTTCAACACCGGCGAGGAGATCGTCCACTCCAAGAACGGGCTGCTGACCACTGTCGGCTACAAGCTGGGCGACGCGGCGCCGCACTATGCGCTGGAAGGGTCGATCGCCGTCACGGGTTCGCTCATCCAGTGGCTGCGGGACAACCTCAACATGATCAGCAGCGCCCCCGAGGTGGAGTCCCTCGCCGCTTCGGTCAAGGACAACGGCGGCGTGTACATCGTGCCGGCGTTCTCCGGCCTCTTCGCGCCCTACTGGCGGTCGGACGCGCGCGGCGCCATCGTGGGCCTGACCAGGTTCGTCAACAAGAGCCACATCGCCAGGGCCGCGCTTGAGGCCACGGCCTTCCAGACCCGCGAGGTGCTGGATGCGGTCAACGCGGACTCGGGCGTTCCGCTCACCGAACTGAAGGTCGACGGCGGGATGGTCGCCAACGATGCCCTCATGCAGTTCCAGGCGGACATCCTCGGCGTTCCGGTCATCCGCCCGAAGGTAGTGGAAACGACGGCGCTTGGCGCGGCGTACGCGGCGGGCCTCGCCGTCGGCTTCTGGAAGGACCTCGGCGAGCTGTCCGCGAACTGGTCCGAGGACAAGCGCTGGGAGCCGAACATGGATACAGAGGAGCGGGAACGGCAGCTGCGGCTCTGGAGGAAGGCCGTCACCAAGTCCATGGACTGGGTCGACGCCGACGTGAGGTAG
- a CDS encoding glycerol-3-phosphate dehydrogenase/oxidase encodes MGLKDSSGHTNSAAAPGAERESVSRLRQRPNARVLIIGGGINGVGTFRDLALQGVDVALVERGDYCQGASGASSHMIHGGIRYLENGEFRLVRESVVERNRLLRIAPHYVKPLQTTIPIFSTFSGVLAAPLRFLTHKQQGKPKERGAFLIKLGLSLYDSFSRDGGSVPRHQFRTRHKALAELPMLHPGVKYTATYFDASVHNPERLTLDVLQDGEKAGSARNSARASNYLALTTVRSNADGSSTAVLCDQLTGEEFGFTADVIVNTTGAWVDLTNQAMGTPTTFMGGTKGSHIVLDHPGLLAACKGREIFFEHTDGRIVLIYPMGDRVLVGTTDVDADMSRDAVCTDEEIDYFFDLIGHVFPDIAVNRGQIVYTFSGVRPLPRHDATQPGFVSRDYRIERLAPGPGAPGPGAQEGGAVVLSLVGGKWTTFRALAEHLAGDVLAELGLERKISTAKLAIGGGAGFPDSDAGIQKWIKAHMTATRDADRTAGLLTRYGTRAEEVISYLDAGEDRLLRSTRELSVRELQFMAAREQVGHLVDVLIRRTSLAFRGLVTGELLNDVAEALAEPLGWDAAGVAAEINHAQEVLKRYHGVEVHSLVA; translated from the coding sequence TTGGGACTCAAGGATTCATCCGGCCATACCAACAGCGCTGCCGCCCCCGGTGCGGAGCGCGAGTCCGTCTCCCGGCTGCGCCAGCGGCCCAATGCCCGGGTCCTGATCATCGGCGGCGGCATCAACGGCGTCGGAACATTCCGCGATCTCGCCCTCCAGGGCGTCGATGTGGCACTGGTGGAACGCGGAGACTACTGCCAGGGCGCCAGCGGTGCCTCGTCGCACATGATCCACGGCGGCATCCGCTACCTGGAAAACGGGGAATTCCGGCTGGTCCGGGAATCCGTGGTTGAGCGCAACAGGCTCCTGCGGATCGCGCCCCACTATGTGAAGCCGCTGCAGACCACCATTCCGATCTTCAGCACCTTCTCCGGTGTCCTGGCCGCGCCCCTGCGGTTCCTGACCCACAAGCAGCAGGGCAAGCCCAAGGAGCGCGGCGCGTTCCTGATCAAGCTGGGGCTTAGCCTCTATGACTCCTTTTCCCGCGACGGCGGCAGTGTCCCCCGCCACCAGTTCCGCACGCGGCACAAGGCGCTGGCCGAACTCCCGATGCTGCACCCGGGCGTCAAATACACCGCCACCTACTTCGACGCGTCCGTGCACAACCCGGAGCGCCTCACCCTGGACGTCCTTCAGGACGGCGAGAAGGCGGGCAGCGCACGTAACTCAGCCAGGGCCAGCAACTACCTCGCCCTGACGACTGTCAGGTCCAACGCAGACGGTTCCAGCACCGCGGTTCTCTGCGACCAACTGACCGGCGAAGAATTCGGCTTCACGGCGGACGTTATCGTCAACACCACCGGGGCATGGGTGGACCTCACCAACCAGGCCATGGGTACCCCCACCACGTTCATGGGCGGGACCAAGGGTTCGCACATCGTCCTGGACCACCCCGGCCTGCTGGCGGCCTGCAAGGGACGCGAGATCTTCTTCGAACACACCGACGGCCGGATCGTGCTGATCTACCCCATGGGTGACCGAGTGCTGGTGGGAACCACGGACGTCGACGCCGACATGTCCCGGGACGCCGTCTGCACCGACGAGGAAATCGACTACTTCTTCGACCTCATTGGGCACGTCTTCCCGGACATCGCCGTGAACCGCGGCCAGATTGTGTACACGTTCTCCGGCGTGCGTCCGCTGCCCCGGCACGACGCCACCCAGCCGGGATTCGTATCGCGGGACTACCGCATCGAACGGCTTGCCCCGGGACCAGGCGCCCCGGGACCAGGCGCCCAGGAGGGCGGCGCCGTCGTGCTCAGTCTGGTGGGTGGCAAATGGACCACCTTCCGGGCCCTGGCCGAACACTTGGCCGGCGACGTCCTCGCCGAACTGGGACTGGAACGGAAAATTTCGACGGCGAAGCTCGCCATCGGCGGCGGCGCCGGGTTCCCGGACAGCGACGCCGGAATCCAGAAGTGGATCAAGGCGCACATGACCGCCACCCGCGATGCCGACCGGACGGCCGGCCTGCTGACCAGGTACGGCACCCGCGCAGAGGAAGTCATCAGCTATCTCGACGCCGGCGAAGACCGGCTGCTGCGCTCCACCCGGGAGCTCAGTGTCAGGGAACTGCAGTTCATGGCTGCCCGCGAACAGGTAGGGCACCTGGTGGACGTGCTGATCCGGCGCACCTCGCTCGCCTTCCGCGGCCTGGTCACCGGAGAGCTGCTGAACGATGTTGCTGAGGCCTTGGCCGAGCCGCTCGGCTGGGATGCGGCAGGAGTTGCCGCGGAGATCAACCACGCCCAGGAGGTGCTGAAGCGATACCACGGCGTCGAGGTCCACAGCCTCGTCGCTTAG